In one window of Chanodichthys erythropterus isolate Z2021 chromosome 23, ASM2448905v1, whole genome shotgun sequence DNA:
- the cdv3 gene encoding protein CDV3 homolog isoform X2: protein MADVAPAGVEKSLDDFFAKRDKKKKKEKGKGKEQATGGPVLLVKKTKKEKEKSTKSENQDAQMEKEDEEWKDFEQKEVDYTGLRLQAMQMSDEKEDEEYEKEEVGEDGEIILVSGDKISGPWNKSGAPPSAAPEEVEVPEPKAPGVYRPPGARLTSTKRGPTQGPPEIFSDAQFPSLLSTARHVETRKDREMEKTFEVVKHKSRVKEGEGPGSMQHLQLDNQYAILGDK from the exons ATGGCGGATGTGGCTCCGGCCGGCGTGGAGAAGAGTCTGGATGACTTCTTCGCTAAGCGCgacaagaagaaaaagaaggagAAGGGCAAGGGAAAGGAGCAGGCGACCGGAGGACCTGTATTGTTggtgaaaaagacaaaaaaggaGAAGGAGAAGTCGACGAAGAGTGAGAATCAGGACGCGCAGATGGAGAAG GAGGATGAGGAATGGAAGGACTTTGAACAGAAGGAGGTGGACTACACTGGACTCAGACTCCAGGCAATGCAGATGAG TGATGAGAAGGAGGATGAAGAGTATGAGAAGGAGGAAGTGGGCGAGGATGGTGAGATCATCCTGGTCAGTGGTGATAAAATCTCTGGACCCTGGAATAAATCAGGCGCCCCTCCTTCAGCTGCTCCGG AGGAAGTTGAGGTTCCTGAGCCCAAAGCACCTGGCGTGTATCGTCCCCCAGGGGCCCGGTTAACCTCTACTAAAAGAGGCCCAACTCAAGGGCCTCCAGAGATCTTCAGCGATGCCCAGTTCCCTTCTCTCCTCTCCACCGCCAGACACGTGGAGACTCGCAA GGACAGAGAGATGGAGAAGACCTTTGAGGTGGTCAAGCACAAGAGCCGTGTCAAAGAAGGGGAAGGGCCGGGGTCCATGCAGCATTTACAGTTAGATAATCAGTACGCCATCCTGGGGGACAAATAA
- the cdv3 gene encoding protein CDV3 homolog isoform X1 — MADVAPAGVEKSLDDFFAKRDKKKKKEKGKGKEQATGGPVLLVKKTKKEKEKSTKSENQDAQMEKEDEEWKDFEQKEVDYTGLRLQAMQMSDEKEDEEYEKEEVGEDGEIILVSGDKISGPWNKSGAPPSAAPVEEVEVPEPKAPGVYRPPGARLTSTKRGPTQGPPEIFSDAQFPSLLSTARHVETRKDREMEKTFEVVKHKSRVKEGEGPGSMQHLQLDNQYAILGDK; from the exons ATGGCGGATGTGGCTCCGGCCGGCGTGGAGAAGAGTCTGGATGACTTCTTCGCTAAGCGCgacaagaagaaaaagaaggagAAGGGCAAGGGAAAGGAGCAGGCGACCGGAGGACCTGTATTGTTggtgaaaaagacaaaaaaggaGAAGGAGAAGTCGACGAAGAGTGAGAATCAGGACGCGCAGATGGAGAAG GAGGATGAGGAATGGAAGGACTTTGAACAGAAGGAGGTGGACTACACTGGACTCAGACTCCAGGCAATGCAGATGAG TGATGAGAAGGAGGATGAAGAGTATGAGAAGGAGGAAGTGGGCGAGGATGGTGAGATCATCCTGGTCAGTGGTGATAAAATCTCTGGACCCTGGAATAAATCAGGCGCCCCTCCTTCAGCTGCTCCGG TAGAGGAAGTTGAGGTTCCTGAGCCCAAAGCACCTGGCGTGTATCGTCCCCCAGGGGCCCGGTTAACCTCTACTAAAAGAGGCCCAACTCAAGGGCCTCCAGAGATCTTCAGCGATGCCCAGTTCCCTTCTCTCCTCTCCACCGCCAGACACGTGGAGACTCGCAA GGACAGAGAGATGGAGAAGACCTTTGAGGTGGTCAAGCACAAGAGCCGTGTCAAAGAAGGGGAAGGGCCGGGGTCCATGCAGCATTTACAGTTAGATAATCAGTACGCCATCCTGGGGGACAAATAA